A genomic window from Spiroplasma helicoides includes:
- a CDS encoding TIR domain-containing protein, producing the protein MRKVFVSYYHKDDQIYKDGLVKWSEQNKVFIDGSVDTGDIDEYLPAERIYQIIRDEYLRDTSVTIVLLGLNTKKRKHVDREIGSSLRDTGKNPRSGLVIILLPEFVRSFGTNITQQNSGERIYDNVKNGYAVVIEWDKSSSQNLKSLIDKAYSNKAIINPDNSAPFRTRNSE; encoded by the coding sequence ATGAGAAAAGTTTTTGTATCTTATTATCATAAAGATGATCAAATTTACAAAGATGGTCTAGTAAAATGAAGTGAACAAAACAAAGTTTTTATTGATGGTTCTGTTGATACAGGAGATATAGATGAATATTTACCTGCTGAAAGAATTTATCAAATAATAAGAGATGAATATCTTAGAGATACATCTGTAACAATAGTGCTATTAGGTTTAAATACAAAAAAAAGAAAACATGTTGATAGAGAAATAGGTTCTTCTTTGAGAGACACTGGTAAAAACCCTAGAAGTGGACTTGTAATTATTTTGTTACCTGAATTTGTAAGGAGCTTTGGAACTAATATTACCCAGCAAAATTCTGGAGAAAGAATATACGATAATGTTAAAAATGGTTATGCTGTTGTTATAGAATGAGATAAATCAAGTTCACAAAACTTAAAGTCTTTGATTGATAAAGCCTATTCAAATAAAGCAATAATTAATCCAGATAACAGCGCTCCATTTAGAACAAGAAATTCTGAATAA